The stretch of DNA CTCGATTCCGAGGTCGCAACATTTTGTTTAGAATTTCAAAAGTTATTTGCCCGGGATTGGGGCATCCAATGAGCTTGACGCCACGTAAACTGTTAATCGTAAAACCGAATAGGTTATACAATTTAGGTAAAAACGTGTGTTCGGATAACTTTAGAATGTAGTAGTATGTAAAGGAGAAAATAGAAGAAGAgaagaatattgtttaaataagcgtaaaaatacagtttaattTTTCTATACACCATCTACCTCAAACATCCACCAATTCTAGATTTCTGGTTCAACCGAATAACCCCTAAAAAAGAAGATCTGGACCGTCTTAAACTTAAATGCATTCCGGGCCGCACCGTAATCCGCGTACAAACACAAAAAGTTCAGATCGAAAAGACCTCGAGCTCTGAAGAAGATGATTACGTAGCAACTGACGGTAGAAGAACCCACATGAACTACCCTCCAAAAGACGATTTGTGTCAAGTCTGTGTGTGTTCTGTGGAGGGGAAAGACGAATACTGCAGCAAAAGACCAGCCATGAATGTCAACGAATGCATGAGGATGGCGATGCTGATGGACAGGTTTAAGAAGAATATACCTTTTGAACATGAGAGAGACCTTTCGTACAGGATTCGGAGAGGTGGGTCGGTGGCAGATACGAGAAATTCAAAGTGCAACGTGAGGTGGTGCAATGGTgctaatcaaatatatttatagggtTATAAATTGACGTTAATATTTGCCGTAACTATGTCAATCGTTTTAGATGTACTGATTTAGAAGATATTTTAGGGAAAAAGTAAAGCGAATTCTCACCGTGTTTACTTGGTAAAgtctttaaaattatgcaattttaTCCTTAATCTTTAGGCTAATTAAGTTCTTTTTACTCAACGCAAGCCATCTAACCTGACAGACTACATCTGGCACAACGACGAGATCCCGTACGAGGCCAAAGCCCGTTGCAGACGCGGCCATTCCTACTACAGTAACAGCATTAATGCTAACGACACCGACATTGACGTCGCCTCTGAGATCGAAAGTCTCCTTGACTATTCCAATCGGGACATCTGCTATTATTGCGTCTGCGCTGTCCACGGAAGAGGAGCAGGCTGCATCAGTAGAAGCCCTTGGTTCTGCGAATACTATAGGGTTATCAGAGAAGGCGGTGCTGCCAGGGATATGTACAGACAGACGTTCCAACAAGACAGGCCGACGTATTTCAGGCAGTTGTCGTATCGGTTGAGAAGGACCATGGATACTGGCATGTTTGATTTGCTAGAGACTGGTAGGTTTGGTTTGGatgaaattgtgtttttttggTGATGTGTTTAGGTTTTTTCTAATTGTGTGGGGGATaggatattgaaaaataaactcttaaaaattaattgtgttaaattggaattaataaataatgctaATTATTTGTGTTTCGAGAAcagatcattttgtaattaagcTCAAAAGGTAGTAGTGGAGGTAAGCAGGCGAATACGTCGTCGTATTCATTGACACTTAGCCCTATTTAGTAAAACTCGAATTTCATAACGAgcaattacttataaattttgacTAACTTGAAAGAGAACCCGAGTTAGCAACAACTTCATAGACTAAGTAGACTGTCATTAGAATAATGAGTGACATTAGGAGGTTATTAAGCCAGCTTGGAATGTAACCAATATGAATAGCCAAGTAGACGATGCGAAGAAAATCGATCATAATGAGATATACCTGTATATGCGATGATTGGATTTTAATGGCACCAATTCGTCGAAGATTTCAAATGATTCGacacaatattatgtacttcaATTTGCGAGGACACGAAGTCAAAGTTAAGACAACAAATCTGGTACTAAAGAGAGAAACACCACAAAAATAACAGCAAGAGTTGAACGAGAATGAAATGAAAACGATCGCGGCATGTTTATATTATCAgtgttttaatatcaattattgagataattaaaataggtataaataaaataattccccTTCCTCGCCACCGGAGGgagattattgttttttatatgtattgataTTTAGAAGATATATATGAAAAAGTAAGAGATACCTTTAAAAATGCACAgtataactataattatattacaaaaataagttattattgaaTGTGACGTGAAGTGTTGTGTGACAAAgtgattgtaacaaaattaattttagattaaacaatttaacctctaaaagttttatttaacctCTGTCGTTTCCTGCAAGCCAATCTTGCTGTCTGCCAAATTATTCCAGATTTCTATATGTTATTGACTAAAGATTGGTCTTGCAGGAGGGGACACGTTGTGCTGTGGACATCCAGATGGTCATCGAAGAAACTTTCACAACCAAGTGAGGAACAAAATACGACAGCTGAAGAAGAAAGTTCCGAAGGAGAACCTCCTTTCTGGAGCACCTGGAGGAGATTATGTTGATTTCattgttaataatgattaatgCGATGATGCAATGGAGGATTTTAATGAtgatataattgattttatggTTAACAATTGAAGATATAGAAATGAAATTGCaatggaaattaaaataacgaagggaaatttaattttatagtttgatgttttaaatgaaattgtttcgacagtaaaaaaaatgtgttattactttttttattatgttaaagtgAAGTGccgtgttttgtatttttataaataaaatatttctacgtaTTTGTTGTGTATATTTTACTGTTACATACTTACGACAgatttcaacataaataaacaacaaaaaacattaatagaTAACGTTAATATTGGGGATAGAAATATGGAGACGCCACAAatacatgaaattatttttgaatggaGTTTTAGGGAAATATGAAATACGAAATAATCTGTTGTGGGAGAACAATTTttcaaatctttataaattactaataatgTTGTGatagtatacttttttttaacatcaatGGATGTCGTAGATGAGTTATTGCACCGATGATAAACCGCACGCCTTTATACTGCACCACCTCACGTtggcattttttattatgatttatccGCACTGATTTTGAACACTTTTTTCCACACTTGTGTATATTTATAAGGATAATATTCAGTTGTATGGCTCATGCGATTTGTTTTAGTTACTATTTAAGGGTAATTATAAGGGAAAACTGTATGACAGACTATGAAGaaagttactttttaatttggGATGGCTTAATAAAACTACAATGAAATTGATGTGAAATTATGAGACGATTAATAAGAGACAGCGTCCGttaaaaacataagaaaaaaaaaattaagctgattcatttacataataaaaaaattgtcagtgtacttatttgaaataagaTGCAATTAGTAATAGGAATatgtttgaaaatttatttcaacattgAAGTAAAGCAATAGTATTTAGTAAAGCTGATCGATTTGCTTTAAATCAACTTCACATTACAGTGGGAACTGCGCCTGGAGGTCCTAAAAAATGTATACCTTTTGTATCGGAGTATACTGATTGCACTGACGGTGagtcatacataattattttaaaggttaaaaGTTTTCATTACAGAATTTACGTAAGATTTTTGCTAGGTAAGTTAAAGTGAGAGAGTAATGCtactttatttgttaaatatggaAAGAATGTATTTGCGAACTGGTGAACATAGGCTTTACTTTGCCtgagattaatatttttattgtagcttTCGTAGAGATTATTGGAGGACCAAAAAATATCCATTCTCCAATGTTTTCTTCATCCTCAATACTTTTCTTTTAAAGTGGAGATTACACCGATGGGTTTCATAAAATTGCGGTGTCTGGGTTCCTTGGAACCCATTCGAAAATTTGCATATTTTCGGCCTTAAGCAATTTCTGTGTGCCATTTGTCATTTTAAAGCTAGTAAGTTGAAGTGGCAATCGCTTGGCTACATATATCGTAGAACAgataaccgctggagtaagcgtGTTCTAGAGaggagaccgcgtcttggccaacgtagcgtgggacgctcGCTGGCCAGATGGCGAGACGACTTGTACAAGAGGTCCAGAAGCGACGAGATGCATAAAGCTGCAGACCGgtctctgtggcgtaccttgggaaaggcctatatccagcagtggactgcaacgggctgacaAT from Manduca sexta isolate Smith_Timp_Sample1 chromosome 4, JHU_Msex_v1.0, whole genome shotgun sequence encodes:
- the LOC115456048 gene encoding uncharacterized protein LOC115456048 isoform X3 translates to MRARLFLLALVILCLTSGCVDADYIWHNDEIPYEAKARCRRGHSYYSNSINANDTDIDVASEIESLLDYSNRDICYYCVCAVHGRGAGCISRSPWFCEYYRVIREGGAARDMYRQTFQQDRPTYFRQLSYRLRRTMDTGMFDLLETVGTAPGGPKKCIPFVSEYTDCTDENQCSGCTKCTCTVEGTWSCTNVNKCEDMFRSTPVDDNDIETALLMMDSEMKRERKKKATSSNFPFVPQPTTQNSVLIGYILAVPKHR